The stretch of DNA ACTGATATTGTTGAAGCGGTGCTGTCGGATATTGAGATGCCCGGTATGGATGGATATCATCTTTGTAAGAAAATCAAGGAAGACCCTGAGCTGAAATCGCTGCCCGTTGTGCTTTTTTCTTCATTGATAACTGAAAAGCTTATACATAAAGGGGAGGCTGTAGGCGCGGATGGGCAATTTGCGAAGCCGGACCTTAAACTGATAGGGCACATAAAAAAACTTGTTGAGGAAAGAAAGAGGGCGATCTGAAGAGATTGCCCCGTCCTGCTTGAATTGTGTGCAAACCTGTGGCAATCCACTGTTTTTATGATAATACTAAATTAATTATACAACACTAAACCACATTGATTCGAAACATTTTTTACAAATTTAACTAAATGAAAAATGGGAGAGGTTTTATGTATATATAAACTGATGTCCCAAATAATTGATTATTGGAGAAGCCTTGTTCTTACAGCCCTTCTGCGCTCTTGTGGCAATATGATGCGAACTTCAGTTCCATTATCCGGCAAAATGTCAACCTCAAGACGGCCTTTATGCTCCTGAATGATTCTTTTGGCCAGGGTAAGTCCCAGACCCAGGCAGTTAAATTTTGTAGTAAAAAAAGGATCAAAGATGAAGGGAAGATTTTCAGGCAGGATTCCATCTCCGTTATCTTTAACTCTTATCAACGACTGATCCCCGGTAACACTACCGGTTATTGTCAGCCTGCCGTTGTTAGAGATGGTCTCCAGACCGTTCTGCACTATGCACTGAACAGCCCGGACTATAAGAAGGAGATCACCGAACAGAGGTTTTACAGATAAAGTATTCGGGTCAGGAAAACTGATTTTCAACGGATTTTCTTCAATTTCAAGTTTAAAAACATGTTTGATTCCATCAAAGATTTCGGAGAGTGTAATGGTAGAATAATGGATTTGATGTACCTGAGAAAATTCCACCAATCGGTCGATTATATATTCAAGGCGTTTTGCTTCATTGTGAATGATTTCAGTATAATGGGCAAATTCCTCATGAGATATCTGATCTTTGGCCAAACGTAAGGCAAACCCTCCAATAGAAACTATGGGGTTTCTAATCTGATGTGAAATTTGATCGGTCATCAATCCGAGTCCGGCAAATCTTTCAGAGCTGAGGGATTCTTTTTCCATACTTTTTAGATGGGTAATATCCTGAAAGGTAAAGACCATGAACTCATATCCCGGGGAATCTTCTCTATATAATGCTGTAGAAAGGTTAACAAAAAAGGTGCCATTGTCATTCCTGCGTAGAAGAGCCTCTCCTTCAAAGTTTTTGCCTTCCCGGATCAATTTTATAATATTCGGGAGGTAAAACTGGGTATCGTCAGGAAGAAATAATATATCTATCAACTGACCATTCAAAGAATCTTTCGGATAGCCGAGTAGTTCTACTGCCAAATTATTGGTAAAGCGAATACGTCCCTGATTGTCGGTCAGGATAATCCCCGTCTTGACAATCTCAAACAGTGTACTGCTCAGACTTTGTGACCACAACAAGGGGTCCATTTTTTTAATTCCTTCTTTTTTTAAGACCGGTACTATGATGACCCTGTTTTTTAACAGAAGTTTATCTTAAGGACCTTATATATATTTTAATACAAATTATTAATATGGCAACAATTGTTTTTTTGAGGGATGAAATTAGATTTCATATCTTGCTTGCAAAATCGGGAGGAATATGAAAGGATAGAAGCGGTGAAATATCGGATTTGCTGAATAAAAACAGGAAACTTGTGTCATCGTTTGTCTTCACAAGTCAGATAATGAAAGAAGGAGGAAAAGAATGTACAGCAGCTTATATAAGAAAAAGCTTACTACCCCTGAAAAAGCTGTAAGGCTAATAAAAGACGAGGATATGCTTGTTCACGGGCTTACTATGGCTGAACCGCCTGCCCTGCTTAGAGCAACGGCTTCCCGCATAAGGGCGGGAGACCTCAAGCGGATCAGGATATTTTCCGTACTGCCCTTAGCTCATGCCTGTACGACGCTTCTTGTGCCTGATCTTGTTGACTGTGTCGAGGCATACAGCGGTTTTGTGAGCGCAGGCGCAAGGGGAATGGTAAGGACCGGACTCAGCTATTATATACCGAATCATCTCCATCAGATTCCAAGGCTTTTAAAAGAGTTTATAGGGGTTGATGTATGTGTGACCATGGTGTCGCCCATGGATAAGGCAGGGTATTTTTCATTTGGAACAGCCAACGATTTTACGTCTACGGCTGCAAGGGCAGCAAGGGCATTGATTGTTGAGGTAAATCGCCATATGCCGAGAGTCTTTGGGGATTCCCTTCTGCACATTTCTGAAGTGGATGCAGTCATAGAAAACGACGAGCCCATCCCTGATTTTCCACGTGCTGAAGCAAGGCCTGAAGACGAGATCATTGGTCGGATGATAGCAGAAATAGTTCCTGAAGGTGCTGCCCTGCAGTTAGGCATAGGCAGCCTGCCAAACGCTGTGGCAAGGCACCTCGAACATCACAGTAAACTCGGTATCCATACCGAGGTCTTTGGCCCCGGCATGGTTTTTCTTATTAAGAAAGGAGTTATCACCGGTGAAAAGAAAACCTTACATCCCAGGAAGCATGTCTATACTGTGGCGCAGGGTGACCAGGGGATGCTCGAGTTTATGAACGATAATCCCGCAATGGTCAGCTATCCCTGTTCTTATACCAACCATCCCTCAGTGATAGCGCAAAATGACCGTATGATTTCAATTAACTCTGTTCTTCAGGTTGATCTTTTGGGACAGTGCAACGCAGAATTTTTATCCGGCTATCAATATAGTGGTACAGGCGGGCAACTGGATTTTGTAAGGGGCGCCTTTGATTCGAAGGAAGGAAAATCAATTCTTGCTTTTTACTCTACCGCAAGCAATGGTGAAATATCACGGGTTGTCGACCGTTTCGATTCAGGTGCTATGGTTACTACCCCTCGTATGGATACCCATTATCTGGTAACGGAATTCGGTGTTGCCAATCTAAAAGGTAAATCCACAAGGGATAGGGCACTGGCAATCATCGGTTTGGCGCATCCTAAATACCGTGAACAACTCCTGCGCCGTGCAGAGGATATGTATCTTTTGTGAGAATGAATTATCTTGCCATATTTATGTTATATGGCAAGACCTACAAGTCGGGGATATTTTATTATGCTTGCTGTCTATGTAAATGATAAATCAGCGCTTCACCTTGGGTATTGAATCGGACCGGAATACCTGAAGTTCCAACCCCGGCATGAGTTATACCCTGCATATCAAGGTATTTCCAATGTCCTCGGTAATACCTCCGACCTCGGTTCAGGTGGGTAATAAGCGGCTTCCCGCCAGGTAAACATACCTGACCGGCATGGGTATGACCGCACAGGTATAAACATACACCCATTTCAGCAGCAACATCATAGAGTTCAGGGGAATGGACCAGGGCGATGGAAAACTCGTTATCTGCGTGTTCCAGCGCATGTAATGCCTGATCAGTGTAATAATAGTGAACATCGTCGGTGCCGATTATTCTGATTTTATCATTACCCTGATGAATAAAACAGGCTGAATTGACCAGCATGGTAATGCCGATTTGTTCCATAGGATTGAGCATATGGCACCCGTCATGATTACCGAGAATCCCAATGAATCCATGTTTGCTATTGATGTGTCCGACCAGATATTCGAGGCTTTTGATAATATGTTTGTGGAGTCCATGTAATTTTGTTCGGTAATCTCCTGTCAATACGCATAAATCTACGGTTCTATTTTCCAGAACATTAATAATTCGATCTTCTATACCGTTTGTTCCATCCAAATGAAGGTCAGAGAGATGAAGAATCGTGAATCCTTCAAATGCTTGCGGTAAATTTGTGAAGTACAGGGGCATCTCCCTTAGTATAATATTTTCCGCATTACGTACCCCTTTTTGATACAGGTTTACAAGACGCAATACGAATCCGAGGGTTTTCATCATAATGAGTAACTGATACCAGTGATGGCGTCCCCTGTTTCCATACCGTCTGGTTTTCAAATTATCCATTTCCATTCGAAAACGATTGTTGGCCCATATTTGTCTCCGGTTAATAAACCTTTGTTCGGGAAATAGGGGTTCAGGTTTTGGAAAATCGTCCAAGACTATTGTAGGGGAAGGTGAATTTGATGATGGGGTATCCATTTCTATCCTCCTCAAATTTGTTACTCTATTAGAATTATAAAAGGCCGGGTAATTGTCAAGAATAAAACGTCCTGGAGTTTCCTGAGTGCTGTTTTCGAATATGCCCGAATTTTAATACAACATGTGTTATACTATATGTCGAAATATTATTCTGGAAGGGAGTGCAATGATGAGAAATAAGGGATACACAATCAGGAAAAAATCAGGGTTCAAAAAAGTAGAGAACAGCAAGACTGCTGACGAGATTCTGAATGAAATAAAACAAAGCATTACCCCGCGAAACGACTATAGAGAACAGTCACTGAGAATTCATGGTCTTATCTGCGCAAAGTGCGCAAGAGAGTTTGGCGATAAAGACAGACATCTCCTGACCGTACATCATAGGGATGGCAATTCCAGGAATAACCCTCCGGACGGCTCAAACTGGGAAAATCTCTGTGTTTATTGCCATGACGATGAACACAGCAGGGGTCTACTCGCTGATTATCTCAGTGAGAATAAATAGCAATAAATTTATCTTTTATGTTTTTGTGGGGTCTGCAAGGGATTATCTTTCATAGAGAGAGAAATACGTTTTCGTCCGATATCCACATCAAGAACTGTGACTATCACCTGCTGGTGGACCTTTACTGCCTCGTTAGGGTTTTTAACAAAGCGATTTGAAAGCTGGCTGATATGTACCAGACCTTCCTGATGCACGCCTATATCTACAAAGGCGCCGAAGGCAGTGATGTTGGTAACAATCCCGGGGAGCCTCATGCCCGGTTTAACATCTTCAATCTTTTCAATTCCCTCTGTAAAGGCAAATGCCTCAAACTGATCACGCGGGTCCCGTCCGGGTTTGGCAAGCTCATTCAGAATGTCGTTGAGTGTGGGGAGCCCCACTGTATCGGTAAGATATCGATTTACATCTATCTGTTTTCTCAGCGTTTCGTTCCGTATCAGGTCCTTGACAGAACTTTTTATGTCCTGTGCCATTGCTTCGACAATCGGGTAGCTTTCCGGATGGACAGCACTTTCGTCCAAGGGGTTTTTTGCCCCGTTTATTCTTAAGAATCCTGCGGCCTGCTCAAATGCTTTTGGGCCCAGGCGCGGCACCTTTTTCAACTCTTTTCTTGATCCAAAGGGTCCATGTTCATCCCGGTATCCCACAATGGCCTTTGCAAGTCCCGGCCCCAAGCCGGAGACGTACGTAAGAAGCTGTTTGCTTGATGTGTTAACCTCAACCCCCACAGCATTCACGCAACTTGTGACCACGTCATCGAGACCTCTTTTCAGGGCGCGCTGATCTACGTCATGCTGATATTGTCCGACCCCGATTGACTTGGGATCGATCTTCACCAGTTCCGCAAGTGGGTCCATGAGTCGTCTGCCGATTGAAGCAGCGCCTCTCACCGTGATATCATAATCGGGAAATTCCTCCCGTGCTGTTTCAGATGCAGAATAGACGGAGGCGCCGCTCTCGTTTACTATTATCACAGGAATTTCCCCTGGCAGTTTGAGCCTTTTCAAGAAGGTCTCTGTTTCTCTTCCTGCTGTTCCATTTCCTATGGCAATTGCTTCTACACTAAAATTTCTGCAGAGTTCAATCACCGTCTCACCTGCCCTGGTAGCCTCTTTCTCTGATTGATGAGGGAAGATCGTATTGGTTTGAAGCAGCTTTCCCTGGCTATCGAGGCATACCACTTTGCAGCCTGTTCGGAAGCCTGGGTCTATAGCAAGGACATTCTTCCTTCCCAGCGGTGGAGCAAGAAGAAGCTGTCGAAGGTTTTCCGCAAAGACCCGGATTGCATCTTCATCTGCCCGGTCTTTTGTGATAACACGGACCTCCGTCTCTATAGAGGGAAAGAGGAGCCGCCTGCAACTGTCTTCAAGAGACTGTTTTACCTGGTTTGATCCCGGGTCGTTTCTTTTGATGAATAAGGTTTCAATAATGGCAATAGCCTCTTGCTCGGGTGGAACAACGCGGAGCGTCAGAGCACCTTCCTTTTCTCCCCGTCTCATTGCGAGGATCCGATGAGAAGGGGCGGTATTGACAGGTTCTTCCCAGTCGTAATAATCCCTGTACTTGGCTCCTTCCTCCTCTTTATCAGGTAAGACTTTTGATTTGAATACAGACTTCTGAAGGAAAAACCCTCTTATTCCGGCGCGTGCCTCAGCGTCTTCGCTGATCCACTCCGCCATGATATCCCGCGCCCCCGAAAGGGCATCGTCTGATGAATGTACTTCTTTTTCAGGATTTATAAATGCTTTTGCCTCTTCGAATGGGTCTGAGTTTACCGGGTCGATACCATCCTGTGCAAAAAGACGCTGTGCTAATGGTTCAAGCCCCTTTTCCCTTGCAATGGCAGCACGTGTTCTACGTTTTGGACGGAAGGGGAGATAGATATCCTCCAGAATGGTCATAGTTTCGGCTTTATTGAGCTTTTCTTTCAATTCATCATTTAAAAGCCCTCTCTCTTCGAGAGAACGAAAAATGGCGTCTCTTCGGTTGTCCAGTTCAGCCAGTTGTTCAAGACGATCCCGGATTGCTGTAATCGCCACTTCATCAAGTGAATTTGTAGCTTCTTTTCGATAACGGGCAATAAAGGGAATTGTTGCTCCCTCTTTAAGAAGCAGGGATACCGACTTTACTTGCCCTGGTATCAGATGGAGTTCAAGGGCAATTCGCTCAATATGGGTTTCATTCATTATTTCCTCGTCCGACAAAAAAAGAGCCGGCACATGTGCCGGCTCTTTTGGTTTCAGGAATTATTTTCTATACTTTTTCAGATGCCAGTATGGCAGCACCAAGAGCGCCGACTATTTGAGGCTCTGAATGAATTCTCAAACTTGTGCCTAAAGCATTTTCAAGAGCCTTAACAACGCCGATGTTTTTTGCAACACCTCCTGTCATTATTACCTCTTCTTTAGCACCGCCCAATCTGTTGATCAAGCCTATTGTCCTGTCGGCTATTGCCCTGTGAATCCCGTACAATATGTCTTCTATTTCTTCCCCTTCACTTACAAGAGAAATAACCTCTGATTCTGCGAAAACAGTGCATATACTGCTGATTGCCAATTCCTTTTTGTGTTGCAGTGATATATCACCTATTTTATTAAGATCAACATCTAATGCCTTTGCCATTACCTCGACGAACCTGCCTGTACCTGCCGCACATTTATCATTCATCTCGAATTCTACAACACGTCCCTTTTGGTCAATCCTTATCACCTTTGTATCCTGCCCGCCAATGTCTATGATTGTCCTTGCGTCCGGGAAAAGGTAATTTACGCCTTTTGCAATACAAGTTATCTCTGTGATAGACTGTTGTGCAAACATGGCCCTTTTTCTACCGCAGCCCGTAGCAACAACATATGATATGTCAGAAGACTGTTTCGACTGATAGGCAAGCACTTTCTCAAGGGCATTTTCTGCAGACTTTTTAGAATCAGCACCAGTCTGTGCTATCTCATAGTAAAGAATACCTTTGTCCTTATCAAAAAGGAGTGCTTCTGTTGTGATAGAGCCTATATCAATTCCAGCAACTAACATGTATTATTACCTTTCCTTACTCAATAATGGCAAGAATGGCGTCTGCTTCTACGTCTTGGCCTGCGGATACCATTATTTCTTTTATAACGCCTCCTACCGGCGCTACGATAGGCATTTCCATCTTCATTGCTTCAAGAGTTGCAATCTGGTCATCTTCGGCAACCTTATCTCCAACATTTACAATAACATTTACGATTTTTCCAACCATTGGAACAGTTACTTCTGTAGCCATTTTAGCCTCCTTAAATTTTGTTGTTAACTCTTTCTGTAACCCAAAGCAAACTGAGCGATTATCATTTTCTGAACATTTGATGTGCCTTCAACTATCTGATAAGACTTTGCATCTCTTAAGTATCTCTCGACAGGATATTCTGAAGAGAAACCGTAGGAACCGAATATTTTTACTGCTTCTGAGGCGCAGAAATTTGCAGACTCAGCAGCATAATATTTTGCCATGGAGGTTTCAAGGGTGTTGTTCATTCCCTGGTCCTTCTGCCATGCTGCTCTGTAGACAAGCAATTTTGCAGCGTCGTGTTCGACAGACATCCTGCCAATCTGCTCCTGAATCATCTGGAACTGGCCTATCGCCTGACCAAACTGCTCTCTCTCATTGGAGTATTTGCAGGCTTCATCGATACATGCCTGTGATACGCCGACTGCCCTGGCTGCTGAACTTAAACGTGTGAAGTTAAGCATGGTCATACAAATATTAAATCCCTGACCAAGTTTTCCTACAAGGGCGCTTTTCGGTATCTTTGCTTCTTCAAAGAAAATCTCACCGGTAGGTGCACAGTGAAGGCCGAGTTTTGTTGTAATAGCCCTCTGGGTGACGCCGGGGGTATTGAAATCAACAAAGAATGCGGACATACCTTTGTGTTTTGCTGCTGTGTCGGTCATAGCATAGACAATACCGGAACCACAATAGGGTACTCCGGATATCCATGTTTTTGTACCATTGAGAATAAAACCATCATCAACTTCTTTTGCAGTTGTTTTCATGCTGGCCACGTCAGATCCGGAGTTCGGCTCTGTAATAGCAAAGCAGCTACCGTTTGTCCCTGCAATCAGTCCCGGCAAGTACTGCTCTTTTAATTCATCGCTTGCAAATTTTATTAGTGCATTCTGAGGACCATTCATCTGAAGGTTGAAGGGAAGTCCCCAAGAAGGACTTACTCTTGCAAATTCCATTGCCATGAGGGTTGCTGCCATATGGCCTTCCTCAAGTCCGAGTCCGCCGTACTGTTCAGGGGCAATACAGGCAAACATGCCCTGGTCGCCCATTTTTTTCAGCATTTCAGGACGATATTTATGCTCCTTTTCATCTTCTTCCATAGTAGGTTTAATATTTTTTACAGCGAAATCATAAGCCATTTTACGCATTGATTCGAGCTCATCAGAAAACTTAAATTCCATATTTTTCTCTCCTTTCGATAAGAATGTGAAACAATTAACAAACTATATTAGCAAAGCGCATTTTTCATGTCAAGCTTATTTTTTCAAAATAGGTGGGTGTTTACGGTTAATTATAAAAGGTTAACTGTTCAGTGCCTGTTGCCTGACTCCTCTGGCTGAGCAAGAGCAACAAACGGAATGTTTCAATCAATAGATTCCTCGAAGCTCTGCTACGGGGTAGTTCATTAAAGTATTTTTCCTTGTCGACATTCAGATTATTTGAAAAATATTGCAGAGGCCGGCAGGCTTATATATAATTAACGATTAAACAATTCAGAGGGAAGCTTTGATTTTTAATAAAACGGGTTTGGTTAAGGATAATTTATATGTTACAGGTTTTCCCTGGTCACCGGTTTACCTCTTAGTTTCTGAACACCCGGTTATTTTTGAAGCCGGTTTTTGCTGTATGGGTAGGCACTATGAAAAAGATATAATAGAAATATTGCACGAAAGAAAACCAGAAATGCTTTTTATAACACATGTTCATTATGATCATTGCGGAGCAGCATCGTATCTGAAAAAGGTATTTGAGGGCTTGAAAATAGGTGCTTCCGGAAGAGCCTCAGAGATAATTCAAAGACCTAATGCACAGGCATTAATGGTTAACTTAAGCGAAAATGTAATTAAATTAATTGAAAATATGGATGATGTAAATAATGATATACTTGTTAGAGATCAATTTGAGCCTTTTCATGTGGATACGTTGCTTGAAGACGGACAGATCATTGATTTTAAAAACGGTTTATCTGTCCATGTTTTTGCAAGTCCCGGGCATACAAGAGATATGTTAAGCTATTATATACCTGAGAAAAAATTTCTTATAGCAACAGAAACTGCCGGCTGTATGAGCCATACCGGCGCTATAGTTACCGAATTTCTGGTTGATTACGATGCTTACATCACATCTCTAAGGCGGCTTGCCGAGTTGGAAGTAGATGTATTATGTCAGGGACACCATTTTGTTTTTACCGGCAGCGATGTAAAGAAACATTTTGAAAAGTCTATTATTTCAGCAGAAAAATTCAGAGAGACTGTGGAAGATTTTCTACGATTGGAAGATGGTTCAGTTGAACGGGTAGTCTCCTTGATTAAAGCTCAGGAGTATGACCTGAATCCCGGACCCAAGCAACCGGAGGGGGCATATATGCTTAATCTCAGGAAAAGGGTGGCCCATTTGGCTGAACGGCTTGAGGCAAAAAGACACGGCGACAATTTATCGTGAACGGGTATCTTTATATTGTAAAGCTGAGCTATCTATAATTACAAATAGAATTGTCGAAATCCATCTTCTTGTACATGATCATAAATCAATTGAATATAAATTATTTGATTATTAATCAATTGAATTTATTTGCAAAAACTACAAAACAGTTGACTATTCCCTGTAATAACAGTTAATATTCAAAATGTGAATTTTTTAATTTATTAACAAATCGGAGGAATCTATGGAAATCAAAACTATTGGAGTATTGGGCGCAGGCGTTATGGGAAACGGCATTGCCCAGGTAGCCGCTCAGGCAGGCTATAATGTTATTTTGAGAGATATTGAAGACAGGTTTGTCGAAGGTGGCATCAAGAATATTGATAAGTTTCTCTCAAAGAGCGTTGAAAAAGGTAAAATGACTGCAGACGCTAAGAATGAGCTCATGGGAAGAATCAAAGGTACAACCAAGATGGAAGACCTCAAAGACGTGGACTTTGTTGTTGAGGTTATTATCGAAGTAATGGATGTAAAGAAAAAGGTATTTGCAGAGCTGGATGAACTTACCAGAAAGGATGTAATACTTTCCACAAACACATCATCAATGTCAATTACCGAGATTGCAACGGCAACGAAGAGACAGGATAAGATTGTGGGTATGCACTTTTTTAACCCGGTGCCACTTATGAAGCTGGTAGAAATCGTAAGAGGACATAGGACCAGCGATGAAACATATGCAATAACTGCTGATTTGACAAAGAAGCTTGGCAAAGAGGGTGTTGAGGTAAAAGTTGATGTGCCGGCTTTTCTTGTTAACAGACTTATGATACCGCACTTTATTGAGGCAATGAAGCTTTACGAACAGGGTGTAGCATCGAAGGAAGATATAGATAAAGCAGCAAAGCTTGGTCTTAATTACCCTATGGGGCCCTTTGAACTGATGGATCTTACAGGTCTTGATATCAACCTGAATGTGAATGAGTATCTGAGAAAAGAGTTGCCTGCTGAGTTGAAATGGCAGTCTTCTCTGGAGTTGAAGAACTTAGTAAAGGTCGGCAGACTGGGAAGGAAGACCGGCGCAGGATGGTACGATTACAACAAGTAGAAATATAGACTAACAATAAAAAAAAGGGGCGGACAAAATCCGCTCCTTTTTTTGTTCCTTTCAAGTTAACACCCTGCTCCAAGCAGCAGGGTGATTTATTAATTAATAATCTCTTTCCTGAGTAATACCGGCAAGAACCCAATTTCTATTGCCGATCTTTCTGGTAAAGGTCCAGTACTCGAGGAATTTTACAGGGTCAGTAGAATTGCCCGATATCACCTGGTTGTTTGTTTCATCTGTTGTATAATCAAGCAGGCTGGCAAGGAATTTTACCGTAATATATTCTTCACCCTGATCCTGTGCGGCGTCAACAATTTCTACCTGACGGACTGCGATATTTTCAAGACGGTTAAACTGCTTGTTTGCAATATAGGCGTTTACATCGTTTTGGAATGTATTGAGCATTTGTGGGGCAAGGAGATCACGAACCACGCTCATATCGCGTTTAGTCCATGCACCTTGAATTTTAAAAAATATGTCTTCCACAAGCTCTTTGAACATGTTTTCATCAAATGACGGGTCCATATCTTTTATATAACGAAGACCCTGTGATATAAGATCTCCCTGCATTGCCGGTTCATATGTTTGTTCAGGTGCAGGTTCGTTGTAGCTATATGACGGCGAAGAGGCATATCCGGCGCCTGCCGTACTCATCAGCATTTCTTGCTTCCGTGCCCGGTAGCGTTTAACTACAAAATAGATTATGCCAACGATAATCAAAAGAATAATAATATCGCCGAAGCCGAATCCGCCACCACCTCCGCCACCCCATCCGCCTGCTCCACCGGCAG from Pseudomonadota bacterium encodes:
- a CDS encoding 3-hydroxyacyl-CoA dehydrogenase family protein; translation: MEIKTIGVLGAGVMGNGIAQVAAQAGYNVILRDIEDRFVEGGIKNIDKFLSKSVEKGKMTADAKNELMGRIKGTTKMEDLKDVDFVVEVIIEVMDVKKKVFAELDELTRKDVILSTNTSSMSITEIATATKRQDKIVGMHFFNPVPLMKLVEIVRGHRTSDETYAITADLTKKLGKEGVEVKVDVPAFLVNRLMIPHFIEAMKLYEQGVASKEDIDKAAKLGLNYPMGPFELMDLTGLDINLNVNEYLRKELPAELKWQSSLELKNLVKVGRLGRKTGAGWYDYNK
- a CDS encoding Tim44 domain-containing protein, which translates into the protein MKKTGKNRFKLLVICTTLCFLFFIGMESFAFARAGGGRSSGSRGFSSGGSYQRSTPSQSGGTYQQRQQQAMPQRPPVQQPAPSFGRSLLYGIGGGLLGGMVGSMLFGGRASAGGAGGWGGGGGGGFGFGDIIILLIIVGIIYFVVKRYRARKQEMLMSTAGAGYASSPSYSYNEPAPEQTYEPAMQGDLISQGLRYIKDMDPSFDENMFKELVEDIFFKIQGAWTKRDMSVVRDLLAPQMLNTFQNDVNAYIANKQFNRLENIAVRQVEIVDAAQDQGEEYITVKFLASLLDYTTDETNNQVISGNSTDPVKFLEYWTFTRKIGNRNWVLAGITQERDY